A single Parabacteroides timonensis DNA region contains:
- a CDS encoding SusD/RagB family nutrient-binding outer membrane lipoprotein, with protein MNTKNILLAGLFSIAALLSSCSDFEEINEDPNQVGESKVKPEWFLNASIIGAQMNPEIAERIFIAEWNRASRFNRGSGFTIGTDNNDYITLYLSNSYAVSWLNKATKAIELGEKKVAEGEAEQYPYYKNVIQMARIWRAYLNSEVSDGFGPIPALSAFTGVPAEYDSVETIYGFILKELKEAEAALDPSIDMSDMANEDAFYAGNINEWKKYANSLRMRFAMRISGISPALAKTEFEDAASKTFISTLDDMAAVQEKDGWGDLTGVMSRTWNAQAMSVTFKNLVVGLGNTEFPVPDSLKSHLKDPHTYMGLYLSKHFPLNTNDPCAGFYFDGIPQYVDPRAPKLFSVVGWNDGVVYSDYIGAANSVVPVNLMDPSDNSKPMLTIDPKYTWGTWVAGEWNDLTGLVSELTGKNYNYPSMAKQYRMSTMKRVFFGPWESYFLMAEAAVKGWTVPGTAKSNYENGITASFQYHGIVSEVGKYLASTDYNRVGTSVSFDHTTEAQPYTVNYVDPYTKENKTMTYTYPKNSIYRGGSYNNDALTKIITQKYIAQVPWLPEEAWSDHRRLGLPFFENQAVEKDYNPLNQVPLTMATAKECRLDFYPKRYRYPANIQTNNQEGYQKALELLGGPDLTTTSLWWNLK; from the coding sequence ATGAATACAAAAAATATATTATTAGCCGGTCTATTCTCAATAGCTGCCTTGCTGTCTTCCTGCTCTGATTTCGAAGAGATCAATGAAGATCCAAACCAGGTGGGAGAGAGTAAGGTGAAGCCCGAATGGTTTCTCAATGCCTCCATTATCGGCGCACAGATGAACCCGGAAATTGCCGAACGTATCTTTATTGCCGAATGGAACCGTGCTTCACGCTTCAATCGCGGAAGTGGTTTCACGATCGGTACCGATAATAACGACTACATCACGCTCTATCTGAGCAACTCTTATGCTGTAAGTTGGCTAAACAAAGCCACTAAAGCAATCGAGTTGGGTGAAAAGAAAGTGGCTGAAGGTGAAGCTGAACAGTATCCTTATTATAAGAATGTCATCCAGATGGCCCGTATCTGGCGTGCCTATCTGAATTCGGAAGTATCCGACGGTTTCGGACCGATTCCTGCCCTGTCTGCCTTCACCGGTGTTCCGGCTGAGTATGATAGCGTAGAAACGATTTATGGATTTATCCTGAAAGAATTGAAAGAGGCTGAGGCTGCTCTCGATCCATCTATCGATATGTCGGACATGGCAAACGAAGATGCTTTCTATGCCGGGAATATCAATGAATGGAAGAAGTATGCGAACTCCCTGCGTATGCGTTTCGCTATGCGTATCTCCGGTATTTCGCCCGCTCTGGCAAAGACAGAGTTTGAAGATGCGGCAAGTAAGACTTTTATCTCTACACTCGATGATATGGCTGCCGTACAGGAAAAAGACGGGTGGGGTGATCTGACCGGTGTTATGTCGCGTACATGGAATGCACAAGCAATGTCGGTAACATTCAAGAATCTGGTAGTCGGTCTGGGTAATACTGAGTTCCCGGTACCCGACTCTTTGAAAAGTCACCTGAAAGATCCTCATACCTACATGGGATTATACCTGAGTAAACATTTCCCGCTGAACACAAACGATCCATGTGCCGGATTCTACTTTGATGGTATACCTCAGTATGTCGATCCACGTGCCCCGAAACTGTTCAGCGTAGTGGGATGGAATGATGGCGTAGTCTATTCCGACTATATCGGTGCCGCCAACAGCGTAGTACCTGTGAATCTGATGGATCCAAGCGATAATTCCAAACCAATGCTTACCATCGATCCGAAATATACCTGGGGAACCTGGGTTGCCGGAGAATGGAATGACCTGACCGGTCTGGTCAGCGAACTGACGGGAAAAAATTACAATTACCCTTCTATGGCTAAACAGTATCGTATGAGTACGATGAAACGTGTGTTCTTCGGTCCGTGGGAAAGTTATTTCTTGATGGCAGAAGCAGCAGTTAAGGGGTGGACTGTTCCGGGAACAGCAAAGTCGAATTACGAAAATGGTATCACTGCCAGCTTCCAGTATCATGGCATAGTAAGCGAAGTTGGTAAATATCTGGCTTCTACCGATTATAACCGTGTAGGTACTTCCGTTAGTTTCGATCATACAACCGAAGCACAGCCTTATACCGTCAATTATGTAGATCCGTATACAAAAGAAAATAAGACGATGACTTATACTTATCCGAAGAATTCGATCTATCGTGGCGGTTCTTATAATAACGATGCATTGACAAAGATCATCACCCAAAAATATATCGCACAGGTACCCTGGTTACCCGAAGAAGCATGGAGCGATCATCGTCGTCTTGGCTTACCGTTCTTTGAAAATCAGGCAGTTGAAAAAGACTATAACCCATTGAATCAGGTTCCTCTGACGATGGCAACCGCTAAAGAATGTCGCCTGGATTTCTACCCGAAACGCTACCGTTATCCGGCCAATATCCAGACCAACAATCAGGAAGGTTACCAAAAAGCATTAGAGTTGTTAGGAGGACCTGATCTGACGACAACATCTTTATGGTGGAATCTAAAATAG
- a CDS encoding carboxylase yields MAHKLFIRDVTLRDGQQSSFATRMSQQQIDRVLPFYKNVGFYAMEVWGGAVPDTIMRYLNENPWERLEKIKAVVGKSTKLAALCRGRDLFGYNPYPDAVVKSLCRNTIEAGIDIMRIFDAMNDIDNMKSAIKYTDRYGGMVDCAVCYSIDPHHSALERIEAALHGHPLHKPVFTNDYFLSKAQQMEHITADIITLEDANGLITPRKTGELVRLFKKELKAPIDFHTRCTAGYGLASMLSAIVNGVDIVDTNIWYFAGGYSAPAIELIYVFCKKMGIELEIDMEAIARINSELLKIRKELKGYDASRELPNPFDPLTDKLPTEIDRFFNDAIDAARKDKEEDVLIFCHAIEEYFNFPSPDEIVQKSQIPASMFNQIVAQLKQQGHPELLEKTMMLIPRIRMDAGLPPLVTPVNRVIASQAVSSALCEMNGQPIYSKPVYPFVSLVRGEYGKTPLPIDPEFRFQITGDREEYFYDASDYEMEENPFIEELGILVAENEKEVLLLELFPMVARNFLTKRKKDKFRDSMPLA; encoded by the coding sequence ATGGCACATAAACTATTCATCCGTGACGTAACGCTTCGTGACGGTCAGCAATCCTCTTTTGCAACACGCATGTCACAACAGCAAATCGACCGTGTACTTCCTTTCTATAAAAATGTAGGTTTCTATGCTATGGAAGTATGGGGAGGAGCCGTACCGGACACCATTATGCGTTATCTGAATGAGAACCCATGGGAACGGTTGGAGAAGATCAAGGCTGTCGTGGGTAAATCCACCAAACTTGCCGCCCTTTGCCGGGGACGTGATTTGTTTGGCTACAATCCCTATCCGGATGCTGTTGTAAAAAGTCTTTGCCGTAATACGATTGAGGCGGGTATCGACATTATGCGCATTTTCGATGCCATGAACGATATTGACAATATGAAATCAGCAATTAAATATACTGACCGATATGGAGGAATGGTGGATTGTGCAGTTTGTTATTCAATAGATCCCCATCATTCGGCATTAGAGCGTATCGAAGCCGCCTTGCACGGTCATCCATTGCATAAACCGGTCTTTACCAACGATTATTTCTTGTCAAAAGCACAACAGATGGAGCATATCACAGCCGATATCATTACTCTTGAAGATGCTAACGGACTGATTACTCCGCGAAAGACTGGTGAACTCGTCCGCCTCTTTAAGAAGGAACTGAAAGCCCCGATCGATTTCCATACCCGTTGTACAGCCGGTTACGGCCTTGCATCTATGCTCTCTGCTATCGTCAACGGCGTAGATATTGTAGATACCAATATCTGGTATTTTGCCGGAGGTTATTCCGCCCCCGCCATCGAATTGATCTACGTGTTCTGTAAGAAGATGGGAATAGAACTGGAGATCGATATGGAAGCTATCGCCCGCATCAACTCCGAATTATTAAAGATACGTAAAGAGTTAAAAGGCTACGACGCTTCAAGAGAATTACCCAACCCCTTCGATCCGCTGACTGATAAATTACCTACCGAGATCGACCGTTTTTTCAACGATGCCATCGATGCCGCTCGTAAAGATAAAGAAGAAGACGTGTTGATTTTCTGCCATGCCATTGAGGAATATTTCAACTTCCCATCCCCCGATGAGATTGTACAGAAATCGCAGATACCGGCCAGCATGTTCAATCAAATCGTAGCCCAGCTAAAACAGCAAGGTCATCCCGAGCTTTTAGAGAAAACTATGATGCTGATCCCACGGATACGGATGGATGCCGGTCTTCCTCCATTAGTTACTCCTGTAAACAGAGTGATAGCTTCCCAGGCTGTATCGAGTGCATTGTGCGAAATGAACGGACAACCAATATACAGCAAACCTGTTTATCCTTTCGTCTCCCTGGTACGCGGTGAGTATGGAAAGACTCCGCTTCCTATCGATCCCGAATTTCGCTTTCAGATAACAGGTGATAGAGAAGAGTATTTCTACGACGCCTCCGATTACGAAATGGAAGAAAACCCCTTCATCGAAGAACTGGGTATATTGGTAGCCGAAAATGAGAAAGAAGTCTTATTACTCGAACTTTTCCCCATGGTAGCTCGCAACTTCCTGACAAAACGAAAGAAAGACAAGTTCCGGGATAGTATGCCTTTAGCTTGA
- a CDS encoding sodium:solute symporter, with protein sequence MVTLDYIVIGLFALALIGIIVWVFKQKQDSSGDYFLAGRDATWLAIGASIFASNIGSEHLIGLAGAGASSGMAMAHWEIQGWMILILGWVFVPFYERSMVLTMPEFLEKRYNKESRTILSLISLVSYVLTKVAVTVYAGGLVFKEVFGIQELWGIDFFWIAAIGLVVLTALYTVVGGMKSVLYTSVLQTPILLLGSLVILVLGLKAVGGWDQVLAACSLTPANEYGDTMVNLIRDNRDPDFPWLGALIGSSIIGFWYWCTDQFIVQRVLSGKNEQQARRGTIFGAYLKLTPVFLFLIPGMIAFAMQKNGVTINGVPFTMSTADAAFPSLVAQLLPAGFKGLVVCGILAALMSSLASLFNSSAMLFTIDFYKKYKPEASEKTLLYVGRIATVVVVVLGILWIPVMKSVGSVLYNYLQDVQSVLAPGIAAAFLLGILSKRTTPLGGMWGLIIGFIIGITRLGAKVYYTTAGIDAGDSWFKALFFDTNWLFFCGGMLVFCLAAIAIISKFTPAAPEAQIQGLTFGSSTPEQRAATRASWNKWDVIHSCIILLITVAFYIYFW encoded by the coding sequence ATGGTAACATTAGATTATATTGTAATAGGGCTATTCGCTTTAGCTCTAATTGGGATTATTGTATGGGTATTTAAACAAAAACAAGACAGCTCCGGCGACTACTTCCTTGCAGGTCGTGATGCCACTTGGCTAGCGATCGGAGCTTCCATTTTCGCATCAAACATCGGTTCAGAACACCTTATCGGCCTTGCCGGAGCAGGAGCTTCCAGCGGTATGGCGATGGCACACTGGGAAATCCAGGGGTGGATGATCCTTATCCTCGGTTGGGTATTCGTACCTTTCTACGAACGAAGTATGGTATTGACCATGCCCGAATTTCTTGAGAAACGTTATAACAAAGAATCACGCACCATCCTCTCGCTTATCTCGCTGGTCAGTTATGTACTGACCAAGGTGGCCGTTACGGTATATGCCGGAGGTCTGGTGTTTAAAGAAGTATTCGGTATCCAGGAACTCTGGGGAATCGATTTCTTCTGGATCGCAGCTATCGGATTGGTTGTACTGACAGCCCTTTATACAGTTGTAGGAGGTATGAAATCGGTTCTTTACACCTCTGTATTACAAACTCCTATTTTACTTCTGGGCTCCTTGGTAATTCTTGTACTTGGATTAAAAGCCGTTGGCGGATGGGATCAGGTCCTGGCAGCTTGTAGCCTGACCCCGGCTAACGAATACGGAGATACGATGGTGAATCTGATCCGTGACAACCGCGACCCGGATTTCCCCTGGCTGGGAGCTTTGATCGGTTCTTCGATCATCGGTTTCTGGTACTGGTGTACCGACCAGTTCATCGTTCAACGCGTATTATCAGGTAAAAATGAGCAACAGGCTCGTCGTGGTACTATCTTCGGTGCTTACTTGAAACTAACTCCGGTATTCCTATTCCTTATCCCGGGTATGATTGCTTTTGCCATGCAGAAGAACGGGGTGACCATCAATGGCGTTCCTTTCACAATGAGTACAGCCGATGCAGCTTTCCCTTCATTGGTTGCTCAATTGTTGCCTGCCGGATTTAAAGGATTAGTAGTGTGTGGTATTCTGGCTGCTTTAATGAGTTCGTTAGCTTCTCTGTTCAACTCATCAGCCATGTTGTTCACGATCGACTTCTATAAGAAATACAAACCGGAAGCCAGTGAAAAAACATTGCTTTATGTAGGACGTATAGCAACAGTTGTTGTCGTTGTCCTGGGTATTCTCTGGATACCGGTGATGAAGAGTGTAGGATCGGTATTGTATAACTATCTGCAGGACGTACAATCTGTACTGGCACCGGGTATCGCAGCGGCATTCCTATTGGGTATCCTGTCTAAACGGACTACTCCGCTGGGAGGTATGTGGGGACTGATTATCGGTTTCATTATTGGTATTACCCGCCTTGGGGCAAAGGTTTATTATACAACGGCTGGCATCGATGCCGGCGACAGTTGGTTCAAAGCTTTGTTCTTCGATACGAACTGGTTGTTCTTCTGTGGCGGTATGCTGGTATTCTGTCTAGCCGCAATTGCTATCATCAGTAAGTTCACCCCAGCTGCACCGGAAGCTCAGATACAAGGACTCACATTTGGTTCTTCTACTCCGGAACAACGAGCAGCGACCCGTGCCAGCTGGAATAAATGGGATGTAATACATTCTTGCATTATTCTCTTGATCACAGTGGCATTCTATATCTATTTCTGGTAA
- the rpiB gene encoding ribose 5-phosphate isomerase B: MKTLGLCCDHAGYELKEFVKQLLDSKGITYKDFGTCSTESCDYPDFAHPLAYALEAGEVYPGIAICGSGNGIAMTLNKHQGIRAALCWQEDIAKLAREHNDANILVMPGRFISQEEATHTVETFLNTPFEGGRHIRRIDKIPL; encoded by the coding sequence ATGAAAACACTAGGTTTATGTTGTGACCACGCAGGTTACGAATTAAAAGAGTTTGTAAAACAATTACTGGATTCTAAAGGGATAACCTATAAAGATTTCGGAACCTGTTCAACAGAAAGTTGTGATTATCCGGATTTCGCTCATCCGTTGGCTTATGCATTAGAAGCTGGGGAAGTATATCCCGGAATAGCTATTTGCGGATCAGGAAACGGTATTGCAATGACTTTAAACAAACACCAGGGAATACGGGCCGCATTGTGCTGGCAGGAAGATATCGCGAAACTAGCTCGCGAGCATAACGATGCCAATATACTTGTCATGCCCGGTAGATTTATCAGTCAAGAGGAAGCCACTCACACTGTCGAAACCTTTCTGAACACCCCGTTCGAAGGTGGTCGGCACATACGCAGAATTGACAAAATCCCGTTGTAA